In a single window of the Populus alba chromosome 16, ASM523922v2, whole genome shotgun sequence genome:
- the LOC118038423 gene encoding putative HVA22-like protein g, with protein sequence MLGDLVTRYLVLLFGYAFPAFECFRSVEKNKVDVEEIKFWCKYWIIIALVTVCERVGDVFLSWLPMYGEVKLAFFIYLWYPKTKGTGFIYETMLRPFVTRHETDIERKLQEMKARGWDFAIYYWHNCTELGQTKFFDALQYFMSQSGKSTSSKNKKSNGYEPSAPPLPVPSPNEWPSMATHKSKNKKRS encoded by the exons ATGTTGGGAGATCTCGTCACCAGATATCTTGT GTTGCTTTTTGGGTATGCATTCCCAGCATTTGAATGTTTCAGATCCGTGGAGAAGAACAAGGTGGAcgttgaagaaattaaattctgGTGTAAATATTG GATCATTATCGCACTTGTAACGGTTTGTGAGAGGGTAGGGGACGTATTTCTTTCATG GTTGCCGATGTACGGTGAGGTGAAACTGGCATTTTTTATCTACTTGTGGTATCCAAAAACAAAG GGAACTGGCTTTATCTACGAGACCATGTTGAGGCCTTTTGTAACAAGGCATGAAACGGACATCGAAAGGAAGTTACAGGAGATGAAGGCTAGAGGTTGGGATTTTGCCATCTATTACTGGCACAACTGCACCGAATTGGGTCAGACTAAATTCTTTGATGCTCTGCAATACTTTATGAGCCAGTCAGGGAAGTCTACAAGCAGCAAAAATAag AAGAGCAATGGCTATGAACCTAGTGCTCCCCCACTACCCGTACCATCTCCGAATGAGTGGCCTTCAATGGCCACGCATAAAAGCAAGAACAAAAAGCGGTCATAA